A genomic stretch from Numida meleagris isolate 19003 breed g44 Domestic line chromosome 2, NumMel1.0, whole genome shotgun sequence includes:
- the FAM92A gene encoding protein FAM92A, whose protein sequence is MMMLGRGLDARDNQTRQIQDAVSNVEKHFGELCQIFAGYVRKTARLRDKADLLVNEIYAYAATETPNLKVGLKNFADEFSRLQDYRQAEVDRLEAKVVEPLKSYGTIVKLKRDDLKATLTAKNREAKQLSQLEKTRQRNPSDRHIISQAESELQRASLDATRTTRQLEETIDNFEKQKIKDIKNIFSEFITIEMLFHGKALEIYTAAYQNIQNIDEDEDLEVFRSSLYPPDYQSRLDIVRANSKSPLQRTGSLKSSLKTVQISSSTTRKNEEEEEEEEDEDEDEEI, encoded by the exons atgATGATGCTGGGCCGCGGGCTGGACGCCAG GGACAATCAAACTAGACAAATACAAGATGCTGTTTCAaatgtggaaaaacattttggcGAATTGTGCCAAATATTTGCTGGATATGTACGTAAAACTGCCAGACTACGAGACAAAGCAGATCTTCTAGTAAATGAAATATATGCATATGCAGCCACAGAGACACCAAACTTAAAAGTTGGACTGAAAAACTTTGCAGATGAATTTTCCAGACTTCAGGATTATCGCCAGGCAGAG gtTGACAGGCTTGAAGCCAAAGTTGTTGAACCTCTGAAAAGTTATGGGACAATAGTGAAACTGAAAAGG GACGATCTTAAAGCAACTTTAACAGCAAAGAATCGAGAAGCCAAGCAATTATCTCAACTGGAAAAGACACGTCAGCGGAATCCATCAGATCGACACATTATT TCACAG GCTGAAAGCGAATTGCAGAGAGCTTCACTGGATGCAACGCGAACAACCCGGCAATTAGAGGAAACCATTGATAAttttgagaagcagaaaataaaggacATAAAA aacatattttctgaatttataaCTATTGAAATGTTATTCCATGGGAAAGCTTTAGAGATTTATACTGCTGCCTACcaaaatatccaaaatattGATGAAGACGAAGATTTAGAG GTTTTTCGGAGTTCGCTTTATCCACCAGACTATCAGTCTCGCTTAGACATAGTTCGTGCAAATTCAAAGTCCCCCCTGCAAAGAACTGGCTCCTTAAAATCTTCACTGAAGACAGTacag atttctaGTAGTacaacaaggaaaaatgaagaggaagaagaggaggaggaagatgaagatgaagatgaagaaatataG